A region of the Arenibacter antarcticus genome:
ATTGTTTTATCGGAAATGATTTCCGATACCAATTTGCCGGTAGCCGGACCTAGACTCCATCCCATCATGGCATGCCCGGTTGCGAAGGTCAAGTTTTTTATTTGCCCACACTTACCTATATAAGGAAGTCCATCTGGGGAAACTGGCCGCAAGCCACTTTGGGCTGCGGCTTTTTCCTCCTGGTTGATCTTAATATCAGGATAAAACCCTGTAACGGCATTTGCAATGGCCGCAACCCGTTCTTTTCTAATAATTGTATTGATTCCAGAAAACTCCATAGTCCCTGCAAATCTGGTGTATTCCGTCATTGGTGTTACCGCAACTTTGGCTTCCATAAGGATAGCGGGAATAGTAATTCCCGTAGGCCTAGCCACATTAATCCGATACCCTTTACCTGCTTGCAATGGAAGCTTGACGTTTATTTTCTTCGATAACTTTTCGCTCCATGAACCGGAAGCCAAAACCACTTCATCTACTGTATAATTTCCCTTGTCCGTAACCACTTGATCAATGGTTCCGTTTGCCATCAAAAAATCGATCACTTCTTCATTGGGATGGATCAACACCCCTGATTTCTTTAAGAAAATTATCATTTTCTCCATAAATTCCGTAGGCGTAGTATGTCCATCGCATTCATAATGAATGGCCCCGCTAACATCCATGTTAACATTGGGCTGTAATAAATCCAGCGCCTTTTTGTCTAAGAATTGCACTTCCAAACCTATAAAAGAGGCCTTTTTAGCCACTTGCATTTCATGCTCGGCCTCTTTGTCCGTTTTATAAAGCATTAATAAGCCCTTCCGCTCTAAATGGAAATCCCCCAAATCCCCTGAGCGTTTTATATCCATAAAAAGTTCCCTGCTCATTAAATTTATTTCCTTGATCAATGGGATCGCCAAATCGACCTTCTCCTTGGTAGACGAGCGGTGAAAGTACCAGGACCATTTAAAGAAATCGGTATCCCAACGCGGTTTCATATAGAATGGACTAACCGGATTGAACATCCATTTGATTCCCTTGGAAATCATCCCTGGTGAGGCCATAGGAATAATATGACTTGGCGTAATATAACCTGCATTTACATATGAGGCTCCGGAACTCATGTCCGACTTATCCAAAACGGTAACCTTATGTCCCTCTTTTTGTAGAAAGTAAGCTGAACAAAGTCCTACTATTCCCCCACCGATAATTAAGACGTTTTTCTCCATATTATAGTACTTGAAACCCATGGGCATAGGGGTCATCATCATCTATTACGATAGTATTATACCCATAAACCTGTGCCCATCCCCTAATGCTAGGTACTATCGCTTTTATCCCATTTAAGGTTGTTTCCCCTTCAATCTTCCCTGTAAATTGGGATCCAATATAACTCTCATGGATAAAATTTTCCCCTATTTTCAACTTTCCCTTGGCATGCCATTGCGCCATTCGTGCGGAAGTACCCGTCCCACAGGGTGACCTGTCGATTGCCTTATCACCATAAAATACGGCATTCCTGGCTGTAGCTTCAGGTGATATAGTAGTTCCAGTCCATTGTATATGGCTTACGCCGTTAATAGTGGTGTTTTCAGGATGTACAAACTTATCCGGATACTCTAGGTTTATTTTTTGCCTAATTTCCTGACTGTATTCTATCAATTGCGAGGCGGAGTATTCCTGAATACCTTTAAAATTTTTTTGAGGGTCAAAAATGGCATAAAAATTTCCACCATAGGCCACGTCAAACACCAATTCCCCCAATTCAGAACTATATATAGTAAGCTCCGAAGCTACCAAATAAGATTTTACATTGGTCAATTGCACCCAATCCACCTTTTTCCCTGCTGTGTGGTATTGGATCTTTACCAATCCGGCCGGAGTTTCCATATTGATCACTCCAGGAACTTTAGGTGACAATAGTCCTTCCTCTATCCCTATAGTAATTGCACCAATTGTTCCATGTCCGCACATGGGCAAGCATCCACTGGTCTCCATAAAAAGAATTCCAAAATCATTAGCGGGATCTGATGGTGGATAAAATATACTCCCGCTCATCATATCGTGCCCCCTCGGTTCGAACATTAGGCCCTTGCGGATCCAATCGTATTCCTTTAAAAAATGTTGGCGTTTATCACTCATGCTCTTCCCGTAGAGTTGTGGACCTCCTCCTACCACAACCCTAACCGGATTTCCGCAGGTATGTGCATCTACACAGAAAAATGTTTTTCGCGCCATACATTTTTAAATGTTTCGGTCCGTATATTCGCCATCCACTAATCTCATGATTCCTTGGGCATTGCTATTTCGCAAGGCTTCGGGCAATAATTCTTCGGGCCAACTTTGGAAAGATACCGGTCTAACCCATCGTTTAATAGCCGAGGTCCC
Encoded here:
- a CDS encoding FAD-binding oxidoreductase: MEKNVLIIGGGIVGLCSAYFLQKEGHKVTVLDKSDMSSGASYVNAGYITPSHIIPMASPGMISKGIKWMFNPVSPFYMKPRWDTDFFKWSWYFHRSSTKEKVDLAIPLIKEINLMSRELFMDIKRSGDLGDFHLERKGLLMLYKTDKEAEHEMQVAKKASFIGLEVQFLDKKALDLLQPNVNMDVSGAIHYECDGHTTPTEFMEKMIIFLKKSGVLIHPNEEVIDFLMANGTIDQVVTDKGNYTVDEVVLASGSWSEKLSKKINVKLPLQAGKGYRINVARPTGITIPAILMEAKVAVTPMTEYTRFAGTMEFSGINTIIRKERVAAIANAVTGFYPDIKINQEEKAAAQSGLRPVSPDGLPYIGKCGQIKNLTFATGHAMMGWSLGPATGKLVSEIISDKTIGMDINAFSPDRKF
- a CDS encoding 4-hydroxyproline epimerase, with protein sequence MARKTFFCVDAHTCGNPVRVVVGGGPQLYGKSMSDKRQHFLKEYDWIRKGLMFEPRGHDMMSGSIFYPPSDPANDFGILFMETSGCLPMCGHGTIGAITIGIEEGLLSPKVPGVINMETPAGLVKIQYHTAGKKVDWVQLTNVKSYLVASELTIYSSELGELVFDVAYGGNFYAIFDPQKNFKGIQEYSASQLIEYSQEIRQKINLEYPDKFVHPENTTINGVSHIQWTGTTISPEATARNAVFYGDKAIDRSPCGTGTSARMAQWHAKGKLKIGENFIHESYIGSQFTGKIEGETTLNGIKAIVPSIRGWAQVYGYNTIVIDDDDPYAHGFQVL